From the genome of Haloterrigena sp. KLK7, one region includes:
- a CDS encoding PH domain-containing protein encodes MSQQRDGSELVYDEAETADRGPDRSNRTESASELSLLEGEEVLVDAQPTWWNWIAHAVVGGLAGLAGLVALAAGSTAAAALGFVTGLAIGGYIWYRRHRVRYLVTDRRIVVIAGFTARTTTETWMEDVRGLRTSTTAFSRGRGFGTITVSHAVIPQGFSRTSALSLAGVPNYDDVANTIRRRQSERKAGDY; translated from the coding sequence ATGAGTCAGCAACGCGACGGGTCGGAGTTGGTGTACGACGAAGCCGAGACGGCCGACCGTGGTCCGGACCGTTCGAATCGGACCGAATCGGCGAGCGAACTCTCGCTGCTCGAGGGCGAGGAGGTCCTCGTCGACGCGCAGCCGACGTGGTGGAACTGGATCGCCCACGCCGTCGTCGGCGGACTGGCCGGACTGGCCGGACTGGTCGCCCTCGCGGCCGGGAGCACAGCGGCGGCGGCGCTCGGATTCGTCACGGGGCTCGCGATCGGGGGCTATATCTGGTATCGACGGCACCGAGTCCGCTATCTCGTCACCGATCGACGAATCGTCGTGATCGCGGGGTTCACCGCCAGGACGACCACCGAGACGTGGATGGAAGACGTCCGCGGACTACGGACGAGTACGACCGCCTTCAGCCGCGGCCGAGGGTTCGGAACGATCACCGTCTCGCACGCGGTGATCCCGCAGGGGTTCAGCCGGACGAGCGCGCTGTCGCTGGCGGGCGTGCCGAACTACGACGACGTGGCGAACACGATCCGACGGCGCCAGTCCGAGCGGAAGGCCGGCGACTACTGA
- a CDS encoding glutamate-1-semialdehyde 2,1-aminomutase, whose amino-acid sequence MNDDNSRDLYDRALSVMPGGVNSAVRAAIEPYPFFVQKGEGGHVIDADGNRYIDWVMGLGPLLLGHDLPESVQAGIQRKASEGPMYGTPTEVEVDLAEFVVRHVPSVEKIRFVNSGTEATTSAVRLARGYTGRNKIVVMQGGYHGAQESTLVEGDAENPRPSSAGIPQSFAEHTLPVPFNDEDAVREVFEEHGDDIAAVLTEPILGNYGIVYPEEGYHEFLREITDEHGSLLIFDEVITGFRVGGLGCAQSEFGVTPDLTTFGKIIGGGFPVGAIGGRAEIVENFTPSGDVFQAGTFSGHPVTMAAGLETLQFAAENDVYEHVNGLGDRLRRGLTDIVADQAPSYTVTGTDSMFKVIFTREGPGPDSLEEQCPAGCRQDPTCPRYDYSPKNAGDVKNAETERWRRIFWGQMKEQGVFLSQNQFECQFVSYGHTETDVEETLEAYKHAL is encoded by the coding sequence ATGAACGACGACAACTCACGCGACCTGTACGACCGGGCCCTGTCGGTCATGCCCGGCGGAGTCAACTCGGCGGTTCGCGCGGCGATCGAACCGTATCCGTTCTTCGTCCAGAAGGGCGAGGGCGGCCACGTCATCGACGCCGACGGCAACCGCTACATCGACTGGGTGATGGGACTCGGACCGCTGCTGCTCGGTCACGACCTCCCCGAATCCGTGCAGGCGGGTATCCAGCGGAAGGCCAGCGAGGGCCCGATGTACGGCACGCCGACCGAGGTCGAGGTCGACCTCGCGGAGTTCGTCGTCCGTCACGTCCCCAGCGTCGAGAAGATCCGCTTCGTCAACTCGGGGACCGAGGCGACCACCTCCGCCGTCCGGCTCGCACGCGGCTACACCGGTCGGAACAAGATCGTCGTCATGCAGGGCGGCTACCACGGCGCCCAGGAGTCGACGCTGGTCGAGGGCGACGCCGAGAATCCGCGCCCCTCCTCGGCGGGGATCCCGCAGTCGTTCGCCGAGCATACCCTCCCCGTCCCGTTCAACGACGAGGACGCGGTCCGCGAGGTCTTCGAGGAACACGGCGACGACATCGCGGCGGTGCTCACCGAGCCCATCCTCGGCAACTACGGCATCGTCTACCCCGAAGAGGGCTACCACGAGTTCCTCCGCGAGATCACCGACGAGCACGGCTCGCTGCTGATCTTCGACGAGGTGATCACCGGCTTCCGCGTCGGCGGCCTCGGCTGCGCCCAGAGCGAGTTCGGCGTCACGCCGGACCTGACGACCTTCGGGAAGATCATCGGCGGCGGCTTCCCCGTGGGTGCCATCGGCGGCCGCGCCGAGATCGTCGAGAACTTCACGCCCTCGGGCGACGTCTTCCAGGCCGGCACCTTCTCCGGCCACCCCGTCACGATGGCCGCCGGCCTCGAGACCCTGCAGTTCGCCGCCGAGAACGACGTCTACGAGCACGTCAACGGCCTCGGCGACCGACTCCGGCGCGGGCTGACCGACATCGTCGCGGATCAGGCCCCCAGCTACACGGTCACCGGTACCGACAGCATGTTCAAGGTGATCTTCACGCGCGAGGGGCCGGGCCCCGACTCGCTCGAGGAGCAGTGTCCGGCCGGCTGCCGGCAGGATCCGACCTGTCCGCGCTACGACTACAGTCCCAAGAACGCCGGCGACGTGAAGAACGCCGAGACCGAGCGCTGGCGGCGCATCTTCTGGGGCCAGATGAAAGAGCAGGGCGTCTTCCTCTCGCAGAACCAGTTCGAGTGCCAGTTCGTCAGCTACGGCCACACCGAGACGGACGTCGAGGAGACCCTCGAGGCGTACAAGCACGCGCTGTGA
- a CDS encoding HAMP domain-containing sensor histidine kinase, translating to MRWFADTDLASRDRIPQYVVGFGVALTLVLLGEIALYLALAPRFVFEGVFLVGVVTTIPFLAGIAFGGYWLRTGDLSPSRYPRVAGWSLAGLVGFLLVNLALIAVMPTESWAHVVSWSRWAVALGAGIGLLVGCLEGRAIERSLAAERASLRAEHAAEQREYLDYLNGILRHEVLNTATIINGYASLLYEEAATTDQQRRWAEVVIDESEEMSTVIDDVRILLQSTDGEWELEPVDVSRVLTDEVRKLEHKWEPVDVETSIPPNVSVRADQLVARVFGNLLSNAVEHNDAAIPHVAITVDPGPETVRIEIADNGPGIHDATLETLFDRTESHGSSHGIGLYLVRQLVTRYDGAVEVTETGPDGTTFTVELPAADSPSTASSNARSRSPS from the coding sequence ATGCGCTGGTTCGCGGACACCGATCTCGCCTCACGCGACCGCATCCCACAGTACGTGGTCGGCTTCGGCGTGGCCCTGACGCTCGTTCTACTCGGTGAGATCGCGCTGTACCTCGCGCTCGCGCCACGGTTCGTCTTCGAAGGCGTCTTTCTGGTCGGCGTCGTCACGACGATCCCGTTCCTCGCCGGAATCGCGTTCGGCGGGTACTGGCTCCGTACCGGTGACCTCTCGCCGTCTCGCTATCCGCGGGTCGCCGGCTGGTCGCTCGCCGGACTGGTGGGCTTCCTGCTCGTCAATCTCGCTCTCATCGCCGTGATGCCGACCGAATCGTGGGCTCACGTCGTCTCGTGGAGCCGGTGGGCCGTCGCGCTCGGTGCCGGAATCGGATTGCTCGTCGGCTGTCTCGAGGGGCGAGCCATCGAACGGTCCCTGGCCGCCGAACGGGCCTCGCTCCGGGCGGAACACGCAGCGGAGCAACGGGAGTATCTCGACTACCTCAACGGCATCCTCCGCCACGAGGTGTTGAACACCGCGACGATCATCAACGGGTACGCGTCGCTGCTCTACGAGGAAGCGGCGACGACCGACCAGCAACGCCGGTGGGCCGAGGTCGTGATCGACGAATCCGAGGAGATGTCGACGGTGATCGACGACGTGCGAATCCTGTTACAGTCGACCGACGGCGAGTGGGAACTCGAGCCGGTCGACGTCTCTCGAGTCCTGACCGACGAAGTGCGGAAACTGGAGCACAAGTGGGAGCCCGTCGACGTGGAGACGTCGATCCCCCCGAACGTCTCCGTTCGAGCCGATCAGTTGGTCGCTCGCGTCTTCGGGAACCTCCTCTCGAACGCGGTCGAACACAACGACGCCGCGATACCGCACGTCGCGATCACGGTCGATCCCGGCCCCGAAACCGTCCGGATCGAAATCGCGGATAACGGCCCCGGCATTCACGACGCGACGCTCGAGACGCTCTTCGACCGAACCGAGAGCCACGGAAGCTCCCACGGGATCGGTCTGTATCTGGTTCGCCAGCTCGTCACCAGATACGACGGCGCGGTCGAAGTGACCGAGACGGGACCCGACGGAACCACGTTTACGGTCGAACTTCCGGCGGCCGACTCGCCGTCGACCGCGTCCTCGAACGCCCGCTCGAGGTCGCCGTCGTAG
- a CDS encoding cbb3-type cytochrome c oxidase subunit I — translation MQVSRKQLATFLAVIFVANLVVMGGGAWLSYENEPEIPETIVGPDGETVATSDDVQSGKMVFQENGLMNQGSMLGRGSYYDVDYTADALELKTDYMRDYYAQEEHDTAYEDLESSEQAAIDAQVREELQSSSYDPDEVEYSAAEAYAHEQVRQDYVETYHEGDRERGVQEGLIPTEEEAEQFADFALWTAWISHTDRPGSDVSFTNDFPYSPAAGNDAGGAVMTWSVIAMVLLVAGAGVAIWLYQAVELPEPEAAGVSIPHPKEIDLTPSQLLSTRFVLIGALLFVFQTFMGGLLAHYYVERDDFFGLHEVLGVDILEYLPWTIARTWHVDLGILWIATMWLGAGLFLAPLLTGREPRKQALYIKGLIGALLVVAVGGLAGIWLGVNNFFDGQLWWLLGNEGLEYLEIGRVWQAGLLVGFLGWTALVARGFKPLLDREPRYGLAHMIVYAGGSIGLLFMAGFLYTPKTNFVITEFWRWWVVHMWVEGVFEFFILVVIALTLVSMNLLTKKSAEKAVIFQAALVMGSGIIGVSHHYWWAGLPEVWLPIGSVFSTLEFIPLLFILYEALGQYRAMDAAGKDFPYRMAFYFIVASSVWNFFGAGVIGFFINLPVISYFESGTYLTVAHAHGAMFGAFGFLAMGMAVYILRVTTRDTHWSDRRLRWSFWLCNAGLALMLFMSLLPVGFLQLEVAFTEGYAASRSLEFYNGGLIQTLFWLRMPGDTLLIAGAMVFAWDVAAKLLFQRKATAEETKRHVIADRIFGDDDVVDPVDPVSDDD, via the coding sequence ATGCAAGTCTCCAGAAAACAACTGGCCACGTTCCTCGCGGTGATCTTCGTCGCGAACCTCGTCGTGATGGGCGGCGGGGCGTGGCTGTCTTACGAGAACGAACCCGAGATCCCGGAGACGATCGTCGGCCCGGACGGCGAGACCGTCGCGACCAGCGACGACGTCCAGTCCGGGAAGATGGTCTTCCAGGAGAACGGGTTGATGAACCAGGGCTCGATGCTCGGTCGCGGTAGCTATTACGACGTCGACTACACGGCCGACGCCCTCGAGTTGAAGACCGACTACATGCGCGACTACTACGCGCAAGAAGAGCACGATACGGCCTACGAGGACCTCGAGTCGTCCGAACAGGCCGCGATCGACGCGCAGGTCCGAGAGGAACTGCAGTCGAGCAGCTACGACCCCGACGAGGTCGAGTACTCCGCTGCCGAAGCGTACGCCCACGAGCAGGTGCGTCAGGACTACGTCGAGACGTATCACGAGGGCGACCGCGAGCGCGGGGTCCAGGAAGGGTTGATCCCGACCGAGGAGGAGGCCGAGCAGTTCGCTGACTTCGCGCTGTGGACCGCCTGGATCTCCCACACCGATCGGCCCGGTAGCGACGTCTCCTTCACGAACGACTTCCCGTACTCGCCGGCCGCAGGTAACGACGCCGGCGGCGCGGTGATGACCTGGAGCGTCATCGCGATGGTGTTGCTGGTCGCCGGCGCCGGCGTCGCGATCTGGCTCTACCAGGCCGTCGAACTCCCCGAACCGGAGGCTGCGGGCGTCTCGATCCCCCATCCCAAGGAGATCGACCTCACCCCGAGTCAGTTACTGAGCACCAGATTCGTCCTCATCGGTGCGCTGCTGTTCGTCTTCCAGACGTTCATGGGCGGGCTGCTCGCCCACTACTACGTCGAGCGCGACGACTTCTTCGGCCTCCACGAGGTCCTCGGGGTCGACATCCTCGAGTACCTCCCGTGGACGATCGCCCGCACGTGGCACGTCGACCTGGGGATCCTCTGGATCGCCACGATGTGGCTCGGCGCCGGGCTCTTCCTCGCGCCGCTGCTGACGGGCCGCGAACCGCGCAAGCAGGCGCTGTACATCAAGGGCCTGATCGGTGCGCTGCTGGTCGTCGCCGTCGGCGGCCTCGCTGGTATCTGGCTCGGCGTCAACAACTTCTTCGACGGCCAGCTGTGGTGGCTGCTGGGCAACGAGGGTCTGGAGTACCTCGAGATCGGTCGCGTCTGGCAGGCCGGCCTGCTGGTCGGCTTCCTCGGCTGGACCGCGCTCGTGGCGCGCGGATTCAAGCCGTTGCTGGACCGCGAGCCTCGCTACGGACTGGCCCACATGATCGTCTACGCGGGCGGCTCGATCGGCCTGCTGTTCATGGCCGGCTTCCTCTACACGCCGAAGACGAACTTCGTCATCACGGAGTTCTGGCGCTGGTGGGTCGTCCACATGTGGGTCGAGGGCGTCTTCGAGTTCTTCATCCTCGTCGTTATCGCCCTCACGCTGGTCTCGATGAACCTCCTGACCAAGAAATCGGCCGAGAAGGCCGTCATCTTCCAGGCCGCGCTGGTCATGGGTAGCGGCATCATCGGCGTCTCCCACCACTACTGGTGGGCCGGCCTCCCCGAAGTCTGGCTCCCCATCGGGAGCGTCTTCTCGACGCTCGAGTTCATCCCGCTGCTGTTCATCCTCTACGAGGCGCTGGGGCAGTACCGCGCGATGGACGCCGCCGGGAAGGACTTCCCCTACCGGATGGCCTTCTACTTCATCGTCGCCTCGAGCGTCTGGAACTTCTTCGGGGCCGGCGTCATCGGGTTCTTCATCAACCTCCCGGTGATCAGCTACTTCGAGAGCGGGACCTACCTCACGGTCGCTCACGCCCACGGCGCGATGTTCGGCGCCTTCGGCTTCCTCGCGATGGGGATGGCCGTCTACATCCTCCGGGTGACCACCCGCGACACGCACTGGTCCGACCGGCGGCTGCGCTGGTCGTTCTGGCTGTGCAACGCCGGGCTCGCGCTGATGCTGTTCATGTCGCTGCTCCCCGTGGGCTTCCTCCAGCTCGAGGTCGCCTTCACGGAGGGATACGCCGCCTCGCGCAGCCTCGAGTTCTACAACGGCGGGCTGATCCAGACGCTGTTCTGGCTGCGCATGCCCGGCGATACCCTCCTGATCGCCGGCGCGATGGTCTTCGCCTGGGACGTCGCCGCGAAACTCCTCTTCCAGCGGAAGGCGACCGCCGAGGAGACCAAACGCCACGTCATCGCCGACCGGATCTTCGGCGATGACGACGTCGTCGACCCCGTCGACCCGGTCAGCGACGACGACTGA
- a CDS encoding DUF892 family protein: MSPTATTARDALTAQLERLYAIERELQSALETLSTDVSIDTLDDMRTMECREQLQYVIDQHREETDAHLERIENAFDALGAEPDTRPVPALDGLVADKEAFNNVVLNDGLRPLFYVQTTLQLEAVECTAYETTMALASALEDGETESTSRADAEDADTDEMTDAGDAVVDALERNYDDERRMRTDLEAVADGEALETLLAASPVDDAPRESLDRSRRESP, translated from the coding sequence ATGAGTCCCACAGCGACCACAGCACGCGACGCACTGACGGCCCAGCTCGAACGACTGTACGCCATCGAACGGGAGCTGCAGTCGGCCCTCGAGACGCTGTCGACCGACGTCTCGATCGATACGCTCGACGACATGCGCACCATGGAGTGTCGCGAACAGCTCCAGTACGTCATCGACCAGCACCGGGAGGAGACCGACGCCCACCTCGAGCGGATCGAGAACGCCTTCGACGCCCTCGGCGCCGAGCCCGACACGCGGCCCGTACCGGCGCTGGACGGCCTCGTCGCCGACAAGGAGGCGTTCAACAACGTCGTCCTGAACGACGGGCTCCGACCGCTGTTCTACGTCCAGACGACGCTCCAGCTCGAGGCCGTCGAGTGTACGGCCTACGAGACGACGATGGCGCTGGCCAGCGCGCTCGAGGACGGCGAGACGGAGTCCACGTCTCGAGCGGACGCCGAGGATGCGGACACTGACGAGATGACCGATGCGGGCGACGCGGTCGTCGACGCGCTCGAACGCAACTACGACGACGAGCGACGGATGCGGACGGACCTCGAGGCGGTCGCCGACGGCGAGGCCCTCGAGACGCTGCTGGCCGCGAGTCCGGTCGACGACGCGCCGCGAGAATCGCTCGATCGATCCCGGAGAGAGTCCCCCTGA
- a CDS encoding DUF892 family protein, which yields MNVETLEDLFGLQLQRAYYAERTHVELLSEMAETTPTADLRDVLADHRAETDRQIDRLEDVFAALGRRPRASRTRTIDGLIESWRGHRSAAGDEPAIPSALEIALTAERVEIRAYESLLTLAGRLAYADDVVEPLETTLAEERAAVEALEEVETEVSIPETVAVEEG from the coding sequence ATGAACGTCGAAACGCTCGAGGACCTGTTCGGCTTGCAGCTCCAGCGCGCCTACTACGCCGAACGCACGCACGTCGAACTGCTCTCGGAGATGGCCGAGACGACCCCGACCGCCGACCTCCGCGACGTCCTCGCCGACCACCGCGCGGAGACCGATCGCCAGATCGACCGCCTCGAGGACGTCTTCGCGGCGCTCGGTCGACGCCCGCGGGCGAGTCGAACGCGAACGATCGACGGACTGATCGAGTCGTGGCGCGGGCACCGATCGGCGGCGGGCGACGAGCCCGCGATCCCGAGCGCCCTCGAGATCGCGCTCACCGCCGAACGGGTCGAGATCCGCGCGTACGAATCGCTGCTGACCCTCGCCGGACGGCTGGCCTACGCCGACGACGTCGTCGAACCGCTCGAGACGACGCTGGCCGAGGAGCGGGCGGCGGTCGAGGCGCTCGAGGAGGTCGAAACGGAGGTATCGATTCCGGAAACCGTCGCGGTCGAGGAGGGGTAA
- a CDS encoding cupin domain-containing protein produces MTSLSTTAAISNPVTGERIAFRERTAAGLRFEYALEPDGFAVGKVDHVHPGQDERIAVEAGRLGVRIGGDEWTATPGTRFAVPAGSDHTIWNDGDEPVRTTIELRPALETHRLFETLFGLAREGKTNAWGLPGPLQLAVIADAYRDEFALARAPLALQRALATATAPVGRLAGYRARYDRFRSE; encoded by the coding sequence GTGACTTCGCTATCGACGACGGCCGCCATCTCGAACCCGGTCACCGGCGAACGGATCGCGTTTCGAGAGCGAACGGCGGCGGGACTGCGATTCGAGTACGCGCTCGAGCCCGACGGGTTCGCCGTCGGCAAGGTCGACCACGTCCACCCCGGGCAGGACGAACGGATCGCGGTCGAGGCGGGCCGACTCGGCGTCCGAATCGGGGGCGACGAGTGGACGGCGACGCCGGGGACTCGCTTCGCGGTGCCGGCCGGCTCCGACCACACGATCTGGAACGACGGCGACGAGCCGGTCCGCACGACCATCGAACTGCGGCCCGCCCTCGAGACCCATCGGCTCTTCGAGACGCTGTTCGGCCTCGCTCGAGAGGGGAAGACCAACGCCTGGGGCCTGCCGGGACCGCTGCAACTCGCCGTGATCGCCGACGCGTATCGCGACGAGTTCGCCCTCGCGCGCGCTCCGCTCGCGCTCCAGCGGGCGCTCGCGACGGCCACCGCTCCCGTCGGTCGGCTGGCGGGCTATCGCGCCCGCTACGATCGGTTCCGTTCGGAGTAG
- a CDS encoding glutamate-cysteine ligase family protein produces MNTSIEVEYWVVDTDGELTEPGALADVSERTEREFVEPLFEVKTPPCETIDELRATFAEQLDEVLSTATAEEKRLVPLGTPINCGAIDRRPDERGRIQKEVIGDDFAYAKYCAGTHIHVEKRNVTDQLNTLIALDAALALVNSSPYLDGERVANSARAHCYRKKCYGDLPKHGQLWHYVDTVGEWRRRLEDRYEEFKRAALEEGIDEAAVENNFSTDDVVWTPIRLRDEMPTVEWRSPDAALPSQLLRLADDLEAVMERVHHTNVEVESVSDSRHAGHVTDDGIRLPAFETACDFAESAIDDGLESADVVGYLDRMGFSVDDYHPIATRIDGRQYVTRSDARDLRLEYANRLEEDVDELVERVGV; encoded by the coding sequence ATGAACACGAGCATCGAAGTCGAGTACTGGGTCGTCGACACCGACGGCGAACTCACCGAACCGGGCGCGCTCGCGGACGTCTCCGAGCGGACCGAACGGGAGTTCGTCGAGCCGCTGTTCGAGGTGAAGACGCCTCCCTGCGAGACGATCGACGAGCTGCGGGCGACCTTCGCCGAGCAACTCGACGAGGTCCTCTCGACGGCGACGGCCGAGGAGAAGCGACTCGTCCCGCTGGGGACGCCGATCAACTGCGGCGCGATCGATCGCCGGCCCGACGAGCGCGGGCGCATCCAGAAGGAGGTCATCGGCGACGACTTCGCGTACGCGAAGTACTGCGCCGGAACCCACATCCACGTCGAGAAGCGAAACGTCACCGATCAGCTCAACACGCTGATCGCCCTCGACGCGGCGCTGGCGCTGGTCAACTCCTCGCCGTATCTGGACGGCGAGCGGGTGGCCAACAGCGCCCGCGCCCACTGTTACCGAAAGAAGTGCTACGGCGACCTCCCGAAACACGGCCAGCTCTGGCACTACGTCGACACCGTCGGCGAGTGGCGCCGCCGACTCGAGGACCGCTACGAGGAGTTCAAACGAGCCGCCCTCGAGGAAGGGATCGACGAGGCGGCGGTCGAGAACAACTTCTCGACCGACGACGTCGTCTGGACGCCGATCAGGCTGCGCGACGAGATGCCGACGGTGGAGTGGCGCTCGCCCGACGCGGCCCTGCCGAGCCAGTTGCTCCGACTGGCCGACGACCTCGAGGCGGTGATGGAGCGCGTCCACCACACGAACGTCGAGGTCGAGTCCGTGAGCGACAGCCGCCACGCCGGCCACGTCACGGACGACGGCATCAGGCTTCCCGCGTTCGAGACGGCCTGCGACTTCGCCGAATCGGCGATCGACGACGGCCTCGAGTCGGCCGACGTCGTCGGCTACCTCGACCGGATGGGGTTTTCCGTCGACGACTACCACCCGATCGCCACGCGGATCGACGGCCGCCAGTACGTGACGCGAAGCGACGCGCGGGACCTCCGACTGGAGTACGCGAACCGACTCGAGGAGGACGTCGACGAACTGGTCGAGCGAGTCGGCGTCTGA